Genomic window (Tepidisphaeraceae bacterium):
AATAGCGCCGCCGTGGGCGCTTCACGATGATCTCGATCGGCCGCCCACCCACGACCAACTCGCCTGCGAGCACATCGCCGCTCGGGCTGCGCTTCAGTATCTGAAACTCGTCGGCCTCCATGCGCTTCAGCAGCGTGGGCCAGGCGCGTGCCCAATCGGTCTGTTCGAACTCCATCGCGCTGGCGGCAGACCATGGCCGCGGCACCGAGCGCTTCACGAACACCCCGCGCCACGTGTCGGTGACGAGCCGGCCGAAGTAGCGGTTGTCGGTCTTCACGCGTTTGATCATGCCGCGCCACAGGCGCAGGCTGAGGCGATTGGTGGTGGGCATCGGCCCACCGTCGCCGAGCGCGTACCAGCCGCGCAGCAGGTCGGTGGTGGTCGCGAAGGGCGCGGCGCTGTGGCCCAGCAGCAGCAGGTGGTCACGCCGCATGCCACCGGCCTTCACGGCGTAACCGTCCATCAGGTACAGCTTGCCACCGGCGATCAGGAAGTTGCCCAGGTGCAGGTCATCGTGACCCAGCCCAGCCTGGTCCAGTTGCTGCACGAGCTGGCGGACCTCGCGCGCCAGACGCAGGTGATCGGGCGCGCGCGTGCCGTTCATCTGATGCTGCAGCAGGTAGGCATCCAGCGAGATCGACGGCTCGATCGCTTCCAGTACGACGGCGTCGCCCACGCGGTCGGCCAGTCGAAAGTTCACCAGCGTCGCGACGGCCCGCGGCGCGGGGATGTTGGCCTTCTGCAGCAGTTGCAGCCGTGCGAACTCCGCCAGCGCCGGGCTGCCGCGAAAGAGCCTGCGGAAGTAATCGCGCCAGCCGTGCTTGGGGTAGAACTTGAGGAAGTACGCCTTGCCGCGGTGCTCGAACCGCCAGATCTCGCGGTATCCCCGATCCTTCACCTGCGTGCCGATGCGGGGCAGGTCGCGCAGCGAATGTTCAAGGTCGGGCGGCAGCACGCGGGATTTATAGTGGGGATGGAGGGGAATGGCGAATGTGCGGCGATGGAGGGGAGGAAAAATCCCAAGCCCCAATGCCAAACAAATGACCAAGTTCCAAATCCCAAAGGAAGCAGGCCGATTGCACGGGCTGTCATCCCGAGGGGAGCGGTAGCGACGCGAGGGATCTCCCATTGGCGGGCGTCGTTAGATAGACGAGATCCCCCAGGTCGCTACCGCTCCCATCGGGATGACAGTCTGCGCATGTCGACCGCTTCCATTGGTCATTGGTGCTTGGTCATCTGTTTGGCATTGGGGCTTGGGGTTTCCATCTTCAATCCGGCGTGGTCGTCGCGTCCGTCGCGGCGCGCAGACCGGTCGCGATCTCCGGCAGGATGCCCTTGGCGACGTAGATCTTTCGCACCATCGGGCGCAGCGACGGCAACTTCATCGCGAACAGCAATGCGCCGGCGAAGCAGATCGTGCCGGCGATGAAGACCGAGCCGGTGACCTCGAACCACTTGGTGAGCTGGCCCGCCAGCAGGCTGCCGAACGGCGCCATGCCCATGACGGCCATCGTGAAGAAGCTCATCAGTCGGCCGCGCATGTCGTCGTCGACGATCGTCTGCAGAATCGTGTTCGAGCCCGCCATCGTGGTGATCATCGCGGCGCCGGCGAGCGCCACCAGGGGCAGGGCGGGCAGGAGGTTGGTGGTGAACGAGAACATCACCATCGCCACGCCCAGGAGGCCGGCCGAAACCCAGATGACGCGGCCCAGGCCGACCACGGTCTTGCGCTTCGCCAGGTAAACCGTGGCGCCTAAGGCGCCAGCGCCCATCGCGGTCAGCAGCGCGCCGTAGGCGTGGGCGGCGTCCCACTGCGATTGCAGCCGCGTCGAGAAGATCGGCAGCAGCGTTTGCATCGACATGCTGAGCATGCTGACCATGCTTGCCAACAGCAGCAGCGCCCGCACGGGTGGCGAACCGAACGCGTACCGGAAGCCGTCGCCCAGTTCCTGCAACGGCCGTTTGCGCTGGCGCGCGATCACCCGCCGTGGGCGGTTGCGCAGCATCAGCAGCGTGGCGACGACGGCGACGTAGCTGACGGCGTCGATGACGAAGCACCAGCCGGGGTTGGCGCGCGCCAGGATCGCCGCCGCCACCACCGGGCCCAGCAGGCGGGCGCCGTTGAACATGGCGCTGTTGAGCGCGATGGCGTTGGACAGGTCCTCGCGGCGGTCGACCAGGTCGACGGTCAGCGCCTGCCTCGCCGGCGCGTCGAACGCGTTGATGACGCCTTGAAACACTTGAAGGATGATCACGTGAGTGACCGTGATGATGCCCGCCAGCGCCAGGGCCGCCAGCACAGCGCTTTGCACGAGCGCCAGCACCTGCGTGATCAGCATCACGCGCATGCGGTCGTGCCGGTCGACGATCACGCCCGCCACCGGGGCCAGCAGCAGCGTGGGGATGAGCCCGGCGAACGTCACCACCGCCAGCATCCAGGCGGCGTTGGCCTCGGTGGTGGGTTGGATGAGCTGGTAGACCAACCAACTGGTCGCGACGCGCGTCAGCCACGTGCCGATCAGCGAGATCCCCTGCCCGCCGAAGAACAGGCGGTAATCTCGCGACCGCAACGCGCGCAACATCGAGTTTGCCCCCTGCGGTAGATCGCTCGGCAAGACGCTTTGTGACATCGAACGGCGATCCTCGCTTCCCGGTCAGACTGTAGGGGGACCGGCAGACCATGACAATCGCGAGAATCGGCGGGGCGGCGTCATAACGACGCAAAGCTGCAGCAGAACGAGTGACCACTCCCTCTCCCGTCCGGCGAGGGCAGGGGTGAGGGTGCGACGATGCAAACGACGCCCAGCTAGACGTGTGTCATCCCGAGGGGAGCCGTAGCGACCCGAGGGATCTCGAAAGACGGACACGCGTCAGCCGCTGGGAGATCCCTCAGGTCGCTACCGCTCCCTTCGGGATGACATGGGTTTCTGTCCGCCAGCCTTTAGCCTCCCATCTGGATGACACTTGAGCGCCTGGGGCGCTGACGCATTCGGTCCGTCAGACCGTGCCTAACGCTCGCCCGGTGGGAAGGGGACCGGCGGCACGTTATGGCTGTGCCTATTTCGACGCCCGCGACGTGGGATTGTTCTGCTTGGCCAGCGCCCGTTCCAGTGCCGTCTCGAAACGATCGGTCGCCTGGTCCCACGTGTAGCGGGTGGCGGTGGCGTACGCGCGGTCGGCCATGGTGGTCCAGTCGGCGTTGGGCATTTGGGCGATGCGGATGATGGCGTCGGCCATGCTTTCGCAGTGCTCGGGGTGGACGAGGATGCCACCCTGCGACGCCAGCAGTTCCGGCGCGGCGCCGGCGGGGGTGGCGATGACGGGCGTACGGCAGGCCATCGCCTCCAGAATCGGCAGACCGAACCCCTCGCTGCGACTGGCGAACAGCCACGCGTCGCAGCTGGCGTACGTATCGCGCAACGTCTCCTGCGGCGGTTGATACGCGAACCGTGTCCCGGCCGGCAGCAGCACGGGGGGACGCGGGGTGGTGTTGCCGAACGCCACGAGGCGCAAACCGCGGACGCGCTCGCGCGCCATCTCGAAGGCGCGCACGCTGATGTCGCACCCCTTGAACGTCGCCGTCGAGTACATCAGCCCGACCGTCGGCACGTCCTGCTTCTGGCGCGGCGGGGCGTGGAAGAGCGTCGTGTCCACGCTGTTCGGCACCAGCGACACGTCTCGGTCGCCAAAGCGATGCTTCGCCAGATCGGCCAACCATTGGGCGATCACGATCTTGTGCATCGGCGCGCGCCACGTTGCCTCGACGCGCTCGATGGGCAGCCCCGCGTGCACCTCGTGGTTCTGCACGAAGTAAACCTTCGCCCCGGCATGCCGTGGCAGTGGCTGAATGAGCTCGGCGGCCTCCCAGGTGGCGGCGACAATCACGTCGGCGTTCGGCAGATCACGGGCCTCCGGGGGCCGCCGTCCGTCGATCGTGCGGTGGTCGATCTCTGTTCCATCCAGGTGCGATGGGCCCGCCAGTGGATCGGTGGGACGGCGGCCCATCCATCGCTGCAGCCGGTCCTTCATCGTGGGTGGATTGAACGAGCGCGAGACGACAACCACTTCATGCCCACGCCGCTTCAATCGATCCGCGTAGATCGCGACGACGCGCGTGGCGCCGGAGAGATCGGCCCGGTTGATGAAGAACGTGATACGCATGGTTAAAAGGCGGAGGGCGGACGTCTAAAGTTGAGAAGGACCATCGTCCTTTAAAGTTGGAGGATTCGTGCTCCGGTCCCTCTCCCGGTACGCCGGAAGAGGCTAGGTGAGGGTGATTTTGAATTGCTGACGGCTCTCGTCAAAAGCAAATCACCCTCACCTAACCTCTCCCATGAGTACATGGGAGAGGGACCGGAGGCCGTCTTCACTTCCCCCTACGGCCGCGTCGTCGGAGTCTTCTTGTCGCCCAGCCCGCCCAGCAGGTCGTTGACGGCCCGCGTGGCGGCACCTTTCGCTTCGCCCTTGGCCGATTCAACGGCGCCGCGGGCGGCGTCCTTGGCGGTGTCGGGGTTCTTCAGCGCGTCCAGCACCTGCGCGCCCTGCGGGCCCAGCTCGTTTGTCAGCTTCGTCTTCAGCTCATCGGTGACCGCGGCGATGCGTTTGCTCGCCTCGGCCATGCCCTTTTCCTTCAGCATCGCGGTCATGCTCGACAAATCGCCCGACAGCAGCATTCGCAGTTCCGGCGGCAGGTCCTGCGACTCGCTGGCGCGGCCGGCGAGCGTGGTGATCAGTTGCGTCACGACGTCCTTCACCGCGGCGCCGTTGGCGTTGCCCTCGCCGGTGCCGATGTCGGCCATCGACAAATCGGGGATGTTCAGCACGTACTCCTGCTTGATCTTGTCGGCCACGCCTTCGCCCAGGCCACCGGGCAATGCCGCCAGCGCCGTCACGTCCGGGCGAAACAGCACTTTGGCGCCGGTGACGTTCAGCTTGTTGATGATCAGCTTCAGCGGTTCTTCGTTAGCGGGCGCGTCGTCGGTCTGGGGCAGGTTTTCGATGAACTTCTTAATGTTGAAGTTCTTGCCGTTCATCTCCAGCACGAGCGTGGGGTTGGCGATCGCGATCTCGTTGATCGAAACCGGGTCGCTGCGCAGGCCGCCCCAACTCGTGTCGACGTCGAGCGCGCCCAGGGTCAGCATGTGCTCGGCGTTGTACCCGGTGGGCGAGCCCACCTTGTAGTCCCGCAGCGAGACGTCACCGCCGAGGATGGAGACGGCCGCGCTCTCCAGCGACGCCGGCACCTTCAGGTTGGCGGTCGACTGCGTCTCGACCGTCCGCCGGACGATCGAGTTCAGGTTGACCAGGACGACGACCACAACCACCACGACAAGCGCCAGGAGACCCAGCGCGATCCACTTCATCTTTTTCATTCTGATTTTTCTCCGCTAAGGGCATTCTCTGGTGACCGCTTCCATGATTCAATGCCCCAAACCGTTGGGCCGAGCCCCGACGATCATATGGGAGCAAGAATGCTGTTGACCAAGCACGAAGGGGAAACCTTCACCAATCAAACCGTTTACATCAGCGGACAAGCGTTCGTCCGGTGCAACTTTATCGGTTGCACGCTCATACTACGTGAGACGGTGTACCACCTGGAGGGCTGCTCGTTCGAACGTTGCAACTGGCACGTCGACTGGGTGCTGATGTGGGGTAGCCCCGAAAGCGTGCGCGAGATTAAGGCGCTCGTCGGATTGATCGAAGACGCGCAGAAGAAGCAGCTGCCGCAAGAATCGACCAACGGTGACACGCCGTCGAAGTCTCCATTTAGCGACGGGGAAGCTGCGCGCTCTGTGTAGGGAACGCTTCTC
Coding sequences:
- a CDS encoding MFS transporter; translation: MSQSVLPSDLPQGANSMLRALRSRDYRLFFGGQGISLIGTWLTRVATSWLVYQLIQPTTEANAAWMLAVVTFAGLIPTLLLAPVAGVIVDRHDRMRVMLITQVLALVQSAVLAALALAGIITVTHVIILQVFQGVINAFDAPARQALTVDLVDRREDLSNAIALNSAMFNGARLLGPVVAAAILARANPGWCFVIDAVSYVAVVATLLMLRNRPRRVIARQRKRPLQELGDGFRYAFGSPPVRALLLLASMVSMLSMSMQTLLPIFSTRLQSQWDAAHAYGALLTAMGAGALGATVYLAKRKTVVGLGRVIWVSAGLLGVAMVMFSFTTNLLPALPLVALAGAAMITTMAGSNTILQTIVDDDMRGRLMSFFTMAVMGMAPFGSLLAGQLTKWFEVTGSVFIAGTICFAGALLFAMKLPSLRPMVRKIYVAKGILPEIATGLRAATDATTTPD
- a CDS encoding lipopolysaccharide kinase InaA family protein, which translates into the protein MLPPDLEHSLRDLPRIGTQVKDRGYREIWRFEHRGKAYFLKFYPKHGWRDYFRRLFRGSPALAEFARLQLLQKANIPAPRAVATLVNFRLADRVGDAVVLEAIEPSISLDAYLLQHQMNGTRAPDHLRLAREVRQLVQQLDQAGLGHDDLHLGNFLIAGGKLYLMDGYAVKAGGMRRDHLLLLGHSAAPFATTTDLLRGWYALGDGGPMPTTNRLSLRLWRGMIKRVKTDNRYFGRLVTDTWRGVFVKRSVPRPWSAASAMEFEQTDWARAWPTLLKRMEADEFQILKRSPSGDVLAGELVVGGRPIEIIVKRPRRRYWYRYLNEIGRGSRPRRAWVKAWRALHRGLPTAWPLLLMERRRFGYVVDAVVVFERVPGEVLSRADLNALDTDARDRLFRRAGRVLRRIESFGWSHFDAKNSNWIVQRDAPGGPYAIMVDIEGIRRRRWVALGIQRLLKSMLRHPQYTPADSLALCQGYAPRAPLALSPPDGDAADAIEPTRDAVADETAR
- a CDS encoding glycosyltransferase family 4 protein gives rise to the protein MRITFFINRADLSGATRVVAIYADRLKRRGHEVVVVSRSFNPPTMKDRLQRWMGRRPTDPLAGPSHLDGTEIDHRTIDGRRPPEARDLPNADVIVAATWEAAELIQPLPRHAGAKVYFVQNHEVHAGLPIERVEATWRAPMHKIVIAQWLADLAKHRFGDRDVSLVPNSVDTTLFHAPPRQKQDVPTVGLMYSTATFKGCDISVRAFEMARERVRGLRLVAFGNTTPRPPVLLPAGTRFAYQPPQETLRDTYASCDAWLFASRSEGFGLPILEAMACRTPVIATPAGAAPELLASQGGILVHPEHCESMADAIIRIAQMPNADWTTMADRAYATATRYTWDQATDRFETALERALAKQNNPTSRASK
- a CDS encoding AsmA family protein — translated: MKKMKWIALGLLALVVVVVVVVLVNLNSIVRRTVETQSTANLKVPASLESAAVSILGGDVSLRDYKVGSPTGYNAEHMLTLGALDVDTSWGGLRSDPVSINEIAIANPTLVLEMNGKNFNIKKFIENLPQTDDAPANEEPLKLIINKLNVTGAKVLFRPDVTALAALPGGLGEGVADKIKQEYVLNIPDLSMADIGTGEGNANGAAVKDVVTQLITTLAGRASESQDLPPELRMLLSGDLSSMTAMLKEKGMAEASKRIAAVTDELKTKLTNELGPQGAQVLDALKNPDTAKDAARGAVESAKGEAKGAATRAVNDLLGGLGDKKTPTTRP